GGAAAATGACCCGCTAGACTTCTCCCGATAAAAAAGGGAGAGCCTACCAATGCGCAAATACCTGTTTCTCGGCATCAGCGCGTTCGCCATTGCCATCTACCTCACCAATGCCTCGTGGCTCGCAGGCACTCGCTCCGGTAAACCGACACTGATAGCCCACCGCGGGGTCTACCAGACCTACAACCGGGAAAACCTCGGCCGCGACGACTGCACCGCGATCCGCGTATTTCAGCCCGAACACCAGTACCTGGAGAACACCCTCGCCTCCATGCAGGCGGCATTCGATGCCGGTGCGGACATTGTCGAAATCGATGTACACCCCACCACCGACGGCGAATTTGCCGTATTCCACGACTGGACCCTGGACTGTCGCACCGAGGGCAAAGGCACCACCCGCGAGCACACAATGGAATATCTGAAAACCCTGGATATTGGCTACGGCTACACCCCGGATGGCGGCAAGACGTTTCCGTTTCGCGGCAAAGGGGTTGGGCTGATGCCAACACTGGAAGAGGTCTACCGCGCATTCCCCGACAGGGAATTTCTGATCAACATCAAAAGCGGGCGCCCGCAAGAAGCCGTGCAGTTGGACAACTACCTGCGTGAAAGGAACCTGCCGACCCGGGGCAAGTTAAGAGTTTACGGCAGCGAAAAGGTCATGGAGAAAATCCGCAAGCTGCGGCCGGACGCCTGGGTATTCAGCCGCGACAGCGTCAAGCAATGCACCTACCGCTACCTGATGCTGGGCTGGAGCGGCTATGTACCGGAAGCCTGTCGCAACGGCGCCGTAGTCGCACCCAATACCTGGCACTGGGCACTATGGGGCTGGCCGAATCGATTTTTACAGCGTATGGAAGATGCGGGCAGCCTGGTGATGGTCTTGGACTTTAAGCACCGAAGTCCCGGCGGTGTGCACGGTATCTACACCCCGGAACAAATTGATTTTCTATCGACCGATTACCGCGGCGCGCTGTGGGTGGAAAAGATCGAAGTGATCGGTCCGTATGCAAAAACTAAGTTCGGGCTCGAAAATTAGACAGTGCGCCGAAAGCTGAAGCGAAGGCGACGATGCCGGGGAAGCCTTTGTGAGACCTTCACCGCCATGAATGGCGG
The Microbulbifer celer DNA segment above includes these coding regions:
- a CDS encoding glycerophosphodiester phosphodiesterase family protein, producing the protein MRKYLFLGISAFAIAIYLTNASWLAGTRSGKPTLIAHRGVYQTYNRENLGRDDCTAIRVFQPEHQYLENTLASMQAAFDAGADIVEIDVHPTTDGEFAVFHDWTLDCRTEGKGTTREHTMEYLKTLDIGYGYTPDGGKTFPFRGKGVGLMPTLEEVYRAFPDREFLINIKSGRPQEAVQLDNYLRERNLPTRGKLRVYGSEKVMEKIRKLRPDAWVFSRDSVKQCTYRYLMLGWSGYVPEACRNGAVVAPNTWHWALWGWPNRFLQRMEDAGSLVMVLDFKHRSPGGVHGIYTPEQIDFLSTDYRGALWVEKIEVIGPYAKTKFGLEN